The following are from one region of the Rosistilla carotiformis genome:
- a CDS encoding CoA-binding protein, giving the protein MNEDQLKSFLSAQTFAVAGASSKREKYGNKVFRALLDSGREVYPLNPVADAIEGHRAFATIADLAEVPEAVSIITPPQVTRRIVDDAIRAGVKHVWMQPGAEDEQASQAAREAGLNVIDDGSCILVLLARMA; this is encoded by the coding sequence ATGAACGAAGACCAATTAAAAAGCTTTTTGTCCGCCCAGACCTTTGCCGTCGCCGGCGCGTCGTCCAAACGTGAAAAATATGGGAACAAGGTCTTCCGCGCCCTGTTGGACAGCGGACGCGAGGTCTATCCATTGAATCCGGTCGCCGACGCGATCGAAGGGCATCGTGCTTTTGCCACGATCGCCGATCTGGCCGAAGTTCCCGAAGCCGTCTCGATCATCACGCCTCCTCAGGTGACGCGGCGGATCGTCGACGATGCGATTCGGGCCGGCGTGAAACATGTTTGGATGCAGCCAGGTGCCGAAGACGAACAAGCCAGTCAAGCGGCTCGCGAGGCGGGGCTGAACGTGATCGATGACGGCAGCTGCATCCTGGTACTGCTGGCACGGATGGCATAA
- the modA gene encoding molybdate ABC transporter substrate-binding protein: protein MSKAVVAMLGSVALVAALLCSLIHADRSNRTPPHPGAPPADAASTASQAIHIYCAASNQAVLEPIRQAYERLTGTSIRVQYGPSQTLLAQLELTHHGDLYLPADESYLVTAKARGLVAEILPLATMQVGVVVKRGNPKGIVQLKSLLADNVRLVQASPDAAAAGKIARDHLTQTGQWAAVAEATTAFRGTVIEVTNDVQVGSADAGIAYDAVLHSYPDLEFVAIDALRNAIGKVSLGVLESSQNRDKTLHFARFVAARDQGLKIYREHGFHVSDGAPGLDVPELSVPTGSMFGPASQR from the coding sequence ATGTCGAAGGCTGTCGTTGCGATGTTGGGATCGGTTGCCTTGGTCGCAGCGTTGTTGTGCTCCTTGATTCACGCAGACCGTTCGAATCGCACGCCGCCACATCCTGGCGCGCCGCCCGCCGACGCTGCCTCGACGGCTTCGCAGGCTATCCATATTTATTGCGCGGCCAGTAATCAGGCGGTGCTCGAACCGATCCGCCAAGCGTACGAGCGATTGACCGGGACTTCGATCCGCGTTCAATACGGTCCCTCGCAAACGTTGCTCGCTCAGTTGGAGTTAACTCACCACGGCGATCTCTACCTGCCTGCGGATGAGAGTTATTTGGTGACGGCGAAAGCGCGTGGACTGGTAGCAGAGATCCTGCCACTTGCAACGATGCAGGTAGGCGTTGTTGTGAAGCGAGGCAATCCGAAGGGGATCGTCCAACTGAAATCGTTGCTCGCCGATAACGTCCGTTTGGTACAAGCGAGTCCCGATGCCGCCGCCGCTGGAAAGATCGCCCGCGATCACCTGACGCAAACCGGGCAATGGGCGGCAGTCGCCGAGGCGACAACTGCGTTTCGCGGCACGGTTATCGAAGTCACCAACGATGTTCAGGTGGGATCCGCCGATGCGGGGATCGCCTACGATGCCGTACTGCATTCTTACCCGGATCTCGAATTTGTCGCGATCGATGCGTTACGCAACGCGATCGGAAAGGTGTCCCTTGGAGTTCTGGAATCCTCACAAAATCGAGACAAAACGCTCCACTTTGCCCGCTTTGTTGCTGCACGAGATCAAGGCCTGAAGATCTATCGCGAACATGGGTTTCACGTTTCCGACGGAGCTCCCGGGTTGGATGTTCCCGAGTTGTCAGTCCCCACAGGCTCGATGTTCGGCCCAGCGTCCCAGAGATGA
- a CDS encoding ABC transporter permease has protein sequence MTLQRTRFRRLRDVVFYFVVAGLSANFILLIVLLLVADLLFTSPTEFIAALKKPEIQSAFRLTMTSCTIAAVLSLWIATPLGYALARYRFPGRAVIDTIVDIPIVLPPLVLGLSLLILFHQPFPFSQWLFPGSDWRLETWLQESLGFQVTFRWPAVILAQFAVACAFAVRTMRVTFDQIDPRAEDVARTLGCTRGQAFLYVALPQAWRGMIAAGTIAWARALGEFGPILVFAGSTRFRTEVLSTTVFLELSVGQLDAAVAVSLLMVAMAIIVLVTLRWIGAGLST, from the coding sequence ATGACACTCCAACGCACGCGTTTTCGAAGATTGAGGGATGTCGTCTTCTATTTCGTGGTCGCGGGACTGTCGGCAAATTTCATTCTGCTGATCGTGTTGCTGTTGGTCGCCGACCTGTTGTTTACGTCGCCGACGGAGTTTATCGCGGCGTTGAAGAAGCCGGAGATTCAATCCGCGTTTCGATTGACGATGACCAGCTGCACGATCGCTGCGGTGCTGTCGCTGTGGATCGCAACCCCGCTGGGTTACGCCTTAGCCCGCTACCGATTTCCCGGCCGCGCGGTGATCGACACGATCGTCGACATTCCGATCGTATTGCCGCCGTTGGTGCTTGGACTGAGTCTATTGATCCTGTTCCACCAGCCGTTTCCGTTTTCGCAGTGGCTGTTCCCCGGTTCCGATTGGCGGCTAGAAACTTGGTTGCAGGAATCGCTTGGTTTTCAGGTGACGTTTCGCTGGCCGGCGGTGATCTTGGCGCAGTTTGCCGTCGCGTGTGCGTTTGCCGTGCGGACGATGCGCGTGACGTTTGACCAGATCGACCCGCGAGCCGAAGACGTCGCCCGCACGCTCGGTTGCACTCGCGGGCAAGCGTTTTTGTACGTTGCGCTGCCGCAAGCTTGGCGGGGAATGATCGCCGCCGGAACGATCGCCTGGGCGAGGGCGCTTGGCGAATTCGGTCCGATCCTTGTCTTCGCGGGCTCCACGCGGTTCCGAACCGAGGTCCTCTCGACAACTGTCTTTTTGGAATTGAGCGTCGGGCAATTGGATGCCGCCGTTGCCGTGTCGTTGTTAATGGTCGCGATGGCGATCATCGTCTTGGTGACGCTTCGTTGGATCGGTGCGGGGCTGTCGACATGA
- a CDS encoding ABC transporter ATP-binding protein, whose protein sequence is MIEIEDATIAAGSFSLRAINLRVETGEYAVVMGKTGIGKTTILESICGLRKLRSGTIKIAGVDVTRWSAADRNVGYVPQDLALFPTMTVRQHLQFAMRLRKTDATKMKQRVDEIADILQISPLLGRNVRGLSGGEAQRVALGRALTFGPSVLLLDEPLSALDAATRQAAQTMLREINRQTGVTVLHVTHDPSEAQSMADRRFCIASEDGVASVQVIR, encoded by the coding sequence ATGATCGAAATCGAAGACGCAACCATCGCGGCCGGATCCTTTTCACTGCGTGCGATCAACCTACGCGTGGAGACGGGCGAATATGCCGTCGTGATGGGGAAGACAGGGATCGGCAAGACGACGATTCTTGAATCAATCTGCGGTTTGAGAAAGCTGCGCAGCGGGACGATCAAGATCGCTGGCGTCGATGTCACCCGATGGTCCGCTGCGGATCGCAACGTCGGATACGTGCCGCAAGATCTCGCCCTATTCCCCACGATGACCGTCCGGCAACATTTACAATTTGCGATGCGGCTGCGCAAAACCGACGCGACAAAAATGAAGCAACGTGTCGACGAGATCGCTGATATTTTACAAATCAGTCCGTTGTTGGGCCGCAACGTCCGAGGCCTCAGCGGCGGCGAGGCTCAACGAGTGGCCCTAGGACGCGCACTGACGTTTGGCCCTTCGGTCCTATTGCTCGACGAACCCCTCAGCGCGCTCGATGCGGCGACTCGTCAAGCCGCACAAACAATGTTGCGGGAGATCAATCGTCAGACCGGAGTCACGGTGTTGCATGTGACGCATGATCCATCGGAGGCGCAGTCGATGGCGGACCGTCGCTTTTGTATCGCTTCGGAGGATGGCGTCGCAAGCGTGCAGGTAATTCGTTGA
- a CDS encoding BBP7 family outer membrane beta-barrel protein, protein MATIPTSQPRKFVAAALAWAACIAIVFSATATAQTRQRETTRGTYAPPVLESGTAPATKLQSSPVANSHRASEPTRQPAAPEVVRQVDYEVIELSQEPSVLDMGPDYGSPGCDSGGYCDSMGGGCCGSPTCGGCGPTVCNPCFGYGMPCQRLFGSLEYSMYWRRGQTLPPLVTSSPGTTAVGVAGELGQATTTILVGGLTRGEMTSGGRAQLGIWMDDFQCRSILLRFWGVGDETFDYSFADDGSGDYLAVPFNNAGLNNEADAFLIVEPNETTGSINIQTRSEAYGGDALLRQKWRTGLGGRVDAFWGYQTARINESLTMSVDSLGLDGGTRAGQRLQITDSFQAKNEFHGATFGFDSFYREGCWSWTMLTKIGFGSMHREAAIRGNTVRTSGGIEALSDEGFFARNSNIGDTSSSKFSVAPEFDLKLGYAVCPGVDLSIGYSFQLFTNVVQPSGIMDTTTTDLSTTSTSHPIVKFDDTSYWIQALNFGLAWNY, encoded by the coding sequence ATGGCCACTATTCCAACCAGTCAACCACGGAAATTCGTCGCTGCAGCCCTCGCTTGGGCCGCGTGCATCGCGATCGTTTTTTCCGCCACCGCGACGGCACAAACGCGGCAACGCGAGACGACCCGTGGAACCTACGCACCTCCCGTGCTGGAATCGGGTACCGCTCCAGCGACCAAGTTGCAAAGCAGCCCGGTCGCCAACAGTCACCGGGCCAGTGAACCCACACGGCAACCGGCGGCTCCCGAAGTCGTTCGGCAGGTCGATTACGAAGTGATTGAATTGTCCCAAGAACCTTCGGTGCTGGACATGGGCCCGGATTATGGTTCGCCGGGGTGTGATTCCGGTGGCTACTGCGATTCGATGGGAGGCGGATGCTGCGGTTCGCCAACGTGCGGTGGCTGCGGACCGACCGTCTGCAATCCCTGCTTCGGGTACGGAATGCCCTGCCAGCGATTGTTTGGTTCGCTCGAATATTCGATGTACTGGCGACGCGGGCAGACCCTGCCGCCATTGGTCACCAGCAGTCCGGGAACGACCGCAGTGGGAGTTGCGGGAGAGCTGGGCCAAGCGACCACAACGATTTTAGTCGGCGGGCTGACGCGCGGCGAAATGACCTCCGGCGGTCGGGCTCAACTGGGCATCTGGATGGATGATTTCCAATGCCGTTCGATCCTGTTGCGTTTCTGGGGCGTCGGTGACGAGACGTTTGATTATTCCTTTGCCGACGATGGATCGGGCGACTATCTTGCTGTGCCATTTAACAACGCAGGATTGAACAACGAAGCCGACGCGTTTTTGATCGTCGAACCAAACGAAACCACGGGCAGCATCAACATCCAAACGCGGTCCGAAGCTTATGGTGGCGATGCGTTGCTGCGTCAGAAATGGCGTACGGGGCTAGGCGGACGGGTCGATGCGTTCTGGGGTTATCAAACCGCTCGGATCAACGAAAGCCTGACGATGTCGGTCGATTCGTTAGGGCTCGACGGCGGGACTCGCGCTGGCCAACGCCTGCAGATCACCGATTCCTTCCAAGCGAAGAACGAGTTCCATGGAGCGACCTTTGGCTTCGACAGCTTCTATCGCGAAGGCTGTTGGTCGTGGACGATGTTAACGAAGATTGGTTTCGGTTCAATGCATCGCGAGGCGGCGATCCGTGGCAACACGGTTCGTACCAGTGGCGGGATCGAGGCGCTTAGCGATGAAGGCTTCTTCGCTCGGAATTCGAACATTGGCGACACCAGCAGCAGCAAGTTTTCCGTGGCCCCCGAATTCGATTTGAAGCTTGGCTATGCCGTTTGCCCAGGCGTCGATCTTTCGATCGGCTACAGTTTTCAGTTGTTTACCAACGTCGTCCAGCCTTCGGGGATCATGGATACGACGACGACCGATCTGAGCACGACGTCGACCAGCCACCCGATCGTCAAGTTTGACGACACGTCGTATTGGATCCAGGCGTTGAACTTCGGTTTGGCTTGGAATTACTAG
- a CDS encoding c-type cytochrome, whose translation MFRIPLSIVVCFAMGAIAFGQEPTPLSPRDKLIVETVLRIKDFKIESSAPAKAALLRYLRSQPGTEQYFELIERFGLTDVAGELSEFAIAHADETAGVRAAELLFKLDRQELLIDLISAEANDHAVAAVALIGRVGGTKTQEILMPLIAASDKSAELRAAAVAGIARRSDGQRALLKIVADGKLPADLNFAAANALFGSDDKSIVAEAAKYLQLPATADSQPLPPISELIQKQGDPVAGAIVFRKSGTCINCHKVKGEGKEVGPDLSEIGSKLSREAMYVAVLNPSAAVSHNFETYSLLTIDGDATTGLLVSETDAAVTLRNAEGIDKTVARDDIELFQKQAKSLMPQDLQRLMTVPQLIDLIEYTLTLTK comes from the coding sequence ATGTTTCGTATTCCGCTGTCGATCGTCGTTTGTTTCGCTATGGGGGCGATTGCGTTTGGCCAAGAGCCGACGCCGCTCAGTCCACGCGACAAATTGATCGTCGAAACGGTGTTGCGAATCAAAGACTTTAAGATCGAGTCATCCGCACCGGCCAAAGCGGCGCTGCTTCGCTATCTGCGATCCCAACCGGGGACGGAGCAATATTTTGAACTGATCGAACGCTTCGGGTTAACCGACGTCGCGGGTGAGCTGTCCGAGTTTGCGATCGCGCACGCCGACGAAACTGCGGGCGTGCGGGCGGCAGAATTGCTGTTCAAACTCGACCGCCAGGAGTTGTTGATCGATTTGATCTCGGCGGAAGCGAACGATCACGCGGTCGCTGCGGTCGCGTTGATTGGTCGGGTTGGAGGAACTAAGACGCAGGAGATTCTGATGCCCCTGATCGCGGCGTCGGACAAGTCGGCCGAACTGCGCGCCGCGGCGGTCGCCGGAATCGCGCGTCGCAGCGATGGCCAGCGGGCGTTGCTGAAGATCGTCGCCGATGGCAAACTGCCGGCCGACCTGAACTTCGCCGCTGCCAACGCGTTGTTCGGCTCCGATGACAAATCAATCGTCGCCGAAGCCGCGAAGTACCTACAGCTGCCCGCGACGGCCGACAGCCAACCGCTGCCGCCTATTTCGGAGCTGATCCAAAAGCAAGGTGATCCGGTCGCCGGGGCGATCGTGTTTCGCAAATCGGGAACCTGCATCAACTGTCATAAGGTGAAGGGGGAGGGGAAAGAGGTCGGCCCGGATCTGTCGGAGATCGGAAGCAAGCTGTCGCGCGAAGCGATGTATGTCGCTGTTTTAAACCCCAGCGCGGCGGTCAGCCATAACTTTGAAACCTATTCGCTGCTGACGATCGATGGCGATGCAACGACCGGTCTGTTGGTCAGCGAAACCGATGCCGCGGTGACGCTGCGGAATGCCGAAGGGATCGACAAGACGGTGGCTCGCGATGATATCGAGCTGTTCCAAAAGCAAGCAAAGTCGCTGATGCCTCAGGATTTGCAGCGTTTGATGACCGTTCCCCAATTGATCGATCTGATCGAATACACGCTGACATTGACGAAGTAG
- a CDS encoding PVC-type heme-binding CxxCH protein, with translation MRTLSLLCLFAVTWLPIAVARAEDDGFISIFDGKTLDNWDGNPAFWSVEDGMITGQTTAENPTKGNTFLIWRGGEVGDFELQLEYKLIGGNSGIQYRSFEVDPEKQKWVVGGYQGDFESGDTYSGILYGEKFRGILANRGQKTELVRNDGKFKVNVVGSVGDSKTIQSKIKKEDWNTYTITAKGFEFTHKINGVPTAECTDNDTKERRASGILALQLHAGPPMKVQFRNIRVKHLKSAGSDDVSHSDASEKKKIVFIAGKPSHGYGSHEHYAGCRLLANALTEAMPGYSAEVIQNGWPEAGAETLQDADTIVVYCDGGGRHLLNPHIDELAPLMKAGAGLVCIHYGVETLAGKPGDAFLDWIGGYFEANWSVNPHWVAKYETFPDHPISRGVEPFEINDEWYFHMRFRDGMDGVTPILSAHPPADTMRRPDGPHSGNPTVRKAVANGEIQHMAWAAERDGGGRGFGFTGGHFHWNWADPNFRKVMLNAIVWTAHGEVPAAGVSTDDPTQEQLEANQDEPNPSIAKKEKKGKKIMRTVVDREVATKPKSDAKRLFLSDPVSKETPGISVAIDVPLGDAKQLFLAVTDGGNGYSCDWADWAEPRLVGPAGEMKLTDLKWKHASSGFGQVRVGKNAGGGPLRIDGKAVPYGIGTHAPSVIGFDLPLGYDRFVARGGLDNGGTDQGSCGGSAEVRFAVYDKMPTLEVSGGGSREAGEALDGLDVGGELAASVFAAEPQLLSPSNIDIDHRGRVWVCEIVNYRKHKGKRPEGDRILILEDTDGDGMADTEKVFYQGDDIDSPHGVCVLGNKAIVSAGDKVFLLTDSDGDDKADQKEVLFSGISGAQHDHGIHAFTFGPDGKLYFNFGNAGGQLKDKDGKPIVDAAGNEVAARRKPYQEGMVFRCNLDGSELETLGWNFRNNWMVTVDSYGGIWQSDNDDDGNKAVRINYVMEYGNYGYKDEKTGAGWKADRTGMHTDVPLRHWHLNDPGVVPNLLQTGAGSPTGITVYEGDLLPMFKGHLLHCDAGPNVCRAYVISDDKGGYTAKIREILTGSQDKWFRPSDVKVAPDGSLIIADWYDPGVGGHGMGDLERGRLFRITPIKHDASYKVPKFDFETAAGAVEALKNPNYAVRYMAWQALHAMGADANAELQKLAASKNPIYRARALWLLGKTDGQGKSTVGKAIQDSDPNVRMMGVRLARQLDLPVDEFVTPLLRDPSPQVRRELAVALRESKSEQVPQLWTQLATQHDGKDRWYLEALGVGSDLQADACFDAWIKAVGDDWNTPAGRDIIWRSRAPAATAYLVKILQTPELSEADQARYMRAFDFHEGPEKEAALLKLLGL, from the coding sequence ATGCGAACCCTTAGCCTGCTTTGTCTATTTGCTGTGACTTGGCTTCCGATTGCGGTAGCTCGTGCCGAGGACGACGGTTTCATCTCCATCTTCGATGGCAAGACGCTCGACAACTGGGACGGAAATCCTGCCTTTTGGAGCGTCGAAGATGGAATGATCACCGGTCAAACGACCGCGGAGAATCCGACCAAAGGGAACACGTTTCTGATCTGGCGCGGCGGGGAAGTTGGCGATTTCGAACTGCAACTGGAATACAAGCTGATCGGCGGCAATTCGGGGATCCAGTACCGCAGTTTTGAAGTCGATCCCGAGAAGCAAAAGTGGGTTGTCGGCGGCTACCAAGGGGACTTCGAATCGGGGGACACCTATTCGGGAATCCTGTATGGCGAAAAGTTTCGTGGCATCCTGGCCAATCGCGGACAGAAGACCGAATTGGTTCGCAACGACGGCAAGTTCAAGGTGAACGTTGTCGGTTCGGTCGGCGATTCAAAGACGATCCAATCGAAGATCAAGAAGGAAGACTGGAACACCTACACGATCACCGCCAAGGGGTTTGAGTTCACGCACAAGATCAACGGCGTCCCCACGGCCGAGTGCACCGACAACGACACCAAGGAACGTCGCGCCAGCGGTATCCTGGCGTTACAGCTGCACGCGGGCCCGCCGATGAAGGTCCAGTTCCGCAACATCCGCGTGAAGCATCTCAAGTCGGCGGGCAGCGACGACGTGAGCCACAGCGACGCGAGCGAAAAAAAAAAGATAGTATTCATCGCGGGTAAGCCCAGCCACGGCTATGGTTCGCACGAACACTATGCCGGCTGTCGCTTGTTGGCCAACGCGCTGACCGAAGCGATGCCCGGATACTCCGCCGAAGTGATCCAAAACGGATGGCCCGAAGCGGGAGCCGAAACGCTTCAAGATGCCGACACGATCGTCGTCTATTGCGACGGTGGCGGTCGGCATCTGCTGAATCCTCACATCGACGAACTGGCACCGCTGATGAAAGCCGGTGCCGGTTTGGTCTGCATCCACTACGGCGTCGAAACGTTGGCCGGCAAGCCAGGCGATGCTTTCTTGGATTGGATCGGCGGCTATTTCGAAGCCAATTGGTCGGTCAACCCGCACTGGGTTGCCAAATACGAAACCTTCCCCGATCATCCGATCAGCCGCGGCGTGGAGCCGTTTGAAATCAACGACGAGTGGTACTTCCACATGCGGTTTCGCGACGGCATGGATGGCGTAACGCCGATCCTCTCCGCACATCCTCCAGCCGATACGATGCGCCGTCCCGACGGTCCGCACAGCGGCAACCCGACGGTTCGCAAAGCGGTCGCCAACGGCGAGATTCAACACATGGCTTGGGCGGCCGAACGCGATGGCGGCGGCCGCGGCTTTGGCTTCACCGGCGGCCACTTCCACTGGAACTGGGCCGATCCAAATTTCCGCAAAGTGATGCTCAACGCGATCGTCTGGACTGCGCACGGCGAGGTTCCCGCAGCGGGCGTTTCGACCGACGACCCGACTCAAGAACAGCTGGAAGCCAATCAGGACGAGCCCAATCCGTCGATTGCCAAAAAGGAAAAGAAGGGGAAGAAGATCATGCGAACGGTCGTCGACCGCGAGGTGGCGACCAAGCCGAAGTCCGACGCAAAGCGTCTCTTCCTCAGTGATCCGGTGAGCAAGGAAACGCCGGGGATTTCGGTCGCGATCGATGTGCCGCTGGGAGATGCAAAGCAGCTCTTCTTGGCGGTCACCGACGGAGGCAATGGCTACAGTTGCGATTGGGCCGATTGGGCGGAGCCGCGTTTGGTGGGCCCCGCCGGGGAAATGAAGCTGACCGATCTGAAGTGGAAGCACGCTTCGTCGGGCTTTGGCCAGGTTCGCGTCGGTAAAAACGCTGGCGGTGGACCGCTGCGAATCGATGGCAAAGCGGTTCCCTACGGAATCGGCACCCACGCGCCGTCGGTGATCGGTTTTGATCTACCCCTGGGCTACGACCGGTTTGTCGCTCGCGGCGGTCTGGACAACGGCGGAACCGACCAGGGATCGTGCGGCGGCAGCGCCGAGGTCCGTTTTGCGGTCTACGACAAAATGCCGACGCTGGAAGTTTCCGGTGGCGGATCGCGGGAAGCAGGCGAAGCGTTGGATGGTTTGGATGTGGGAGGCGAGTTGGCAGCCAGTGTGTTTGCCGCCGAACCGCAACTGCTGAGCCCTTCGAATATCGATATCGATCACCGGGGCCGTGTTTGGGTTTGCGAAATCGTCAACTACCGCAAACACAAAGGCAAGCGACCCGAAGGGGATCGGATCCTGATCCTGGAAGATACCGATGGCGACGGGATGGCCGACACCGAGAAGGTCTTCTATCAAGGGGACGACATCGATTCGCCGCACGGCGTCTGCGTGTTGGGCAACAAAGCAATCGTCTCGGCCGGCGACAAGGTGTTCCTGCTCACCGATTCGGATGGCGACGACAAGGCGGATCAAAAAGAGGTGCTGTTCAGCGGCATCTCCGGGGCGCAACACGATCATGGAATCCACGCCTTCACCTTTGGCCCCGATGGCAAGCTCTACTTCAACTTTGGCAACGCCGGTGGGCAGCTGAAGGATAAGGATGGTAAACCGATCGTCGACGCGGCGGGGAACGAAGTCGCGGCGCGACGCAAACCGTACCAGGAAGGAATGGTCTTCCGTTGCAATCTCGACGGCAGCGAATTGGAGACCCTCGGCTGGAACTTCCGCAACAATTGGATGGTCACCGTCGACTCCTACGGCGGGATCTGGCAATCGGACAACGACGACGACGGCAACAAAGCGGTCCGCATCAATTATGTGATGGAGTACGGGAACTACGGCTACAAAGACGAAAAGACCGGTGCGGGTTGGAAAGCCGATCGAACCGGAATGCACACCGACGTTCCGCTCCGCCACTGGCACCTGAACGATCCGGGCGTCGTCCCCAATCTGCTTCAAACCGGAGCCGGTTCGCCGACGGGGATCACCGTCTACGAAGGCGATCTGTTGCCGATGTTTAAAGGGCATCTGCTGCACTGCGATGCGGGCCCCAACGTCTGCCGGGCATATGTGATCAGCGACGACAAAGGGGGCTACACGGCCAAGATCCGTGAGATCTTGACCGGATCGCAGGACAAATGGTTTCGCCCCTCCGACGTGAAGGTCGCTCCCGACGGTTCGTTGATCATCGCCGATTGGTACGACCCAGGGGTGGGCGGCCACGGCATGGGGGATCTCGAGCGCGGGCGTCTGTTCCGTATCACGCCGATCAAACACGATGCGTCGTACAAGGTTCCGAAGTTCGATTTTGAAACCGCGGCGGGAGCGGTCGAAGCGCTCAAGAACCCCAACTATGCGGTTCGCTACATGGCGTGGCAAGCGCTGCACGCGATGGGAGCCGACGCAAACGCTGAGCTGCAAAAATTGGCGGCTTCGAAAAATCCGATCTACCGCGCCCGAGCCCTTTGGTTGTTGGGTAAGACCGACGGCCAAGGGAAGTCGACGGTCGGCAAAGCGATCCAAGATTCCGATCCCAACGTTCGCATGATGGGCGTGCGGCTGGCACGCCAGTTGGATTTGCCGGTCGACGAATTCGTCACGCCGCTGCTTCGCGATCCCTCGCCGCAGGTCCGCCGAGAATTGGCCGTCGCGCTCCGCGAGAGCAAATCGGAGCAGGTGCCACAGCTGTGGACTCAACTGGCCACACAACACGATGGCAAAGACCGTTGGTATCTCGAAGCGTTGGGAGTCGGTTCGGATCTGCAAGCCGATGCCTGTTTCGACGCTTGGATCAAAGCGGTCGGTGACGACTGGAACACCCCCGCCGGACGCGACATCATCTGGCGTTCGCGAGCTCCCGCAGCAACTGCTTATCTGGTCAAGATCTTGCAAACTCCAGAACTCAGCGAAGCCGACCAAGCCCGCTACATGCGCGCCTTCGACTTCCACGAGGGCCCAGAAAAAGAAGCGGCTCTGTTGAAGCTGCTAGGACTGTAA